A single window of Intrasporangium calvum DSM 43043 DNA harbors:
- a CDS encoding heavy metal translocating P-type ATPase translates to MTTQTVLHVGGLHWATSEPAIEKALRQRPGVTAVRANALSQTASVEFDPSRTSVEQLAGWVRECGYHCSGESVPSHVCPAPDATRAPGREPAQRHTAAGPAGHEGHDAHEGHESGGSALASPHEMMGHGGHAGMSMDDMVRDMRNRFVVAAVLSVGIMLWSPMGRDMLGFGVPAPVGLRDDVWALVLSLPVVFYSGWIFFDGAVRALRNRTLDMMVLVAVAIAAGWLYSLYVTVTGGGEVFYEAAAMLTTFVLLGHWFEMRARGGANDAIRTLIDLAPPMATVLRDGGPVDVPTAEVVVGDLVLVRPGSKVPVDGVVEDGQSDVDESMVTGESLPVAKSVGSQVIGASMNTTGTLRVRATKVGSETALAQIVALVQEAQNSKAPGQRLADKAAFWLVLVALVGGLVTFLAWLGIGADVQVALLFAITVVVITCPDALGLATPTAIMVGTGLGAKRGVLFKNATALESSARIDTVVMDKTGTLTKGEPEVTGVVTEGISEAEVLPLVAAVEKESEHPLAAAVVSYAAERGLADQVASRFRNVPGHGAVADVDGRRVVIGNRKLMATEGVELGGLLAQSDELASAGHTAVLVGVDGVGVAVIGLADAARETSAEAVRSLHELGVRVVMLSGDNRATAERIAGQLGIDTVIAEVLPGDKAARIAELQQEGRSVAMVGDGVNDAPALAQADVGIAIGAGTDVAIETADVVLMRSDPLDVPTALRVGRGTLRKMRQNLGWAVGYNTIALPIAAGVFAGWGLTLRPEVAALSMSGSSLIVAVNALLLRRLPLPTPAASPDLHGPFVER, encoded by the coding sequence ATGACGACGCAGACCGTGCTGCACGTCGGTGGGCTGCACTGGGCCACCTCGGAGCCCGCGATCGAGAAGGCGCTGCGGCAGCGACCCGGCGTCACGGCCGTACGGGCGAACGCCCTCTCCCAGACAGCGTCCGTCGAGTTCGACCCCAGCAGAACGAGCGTCGAGCAGCTCGCCGGTTGGGTGCGTGAGTGCGGTTACCACTGCTCAGGGGAGTCGGTCCCGTCGCACGTGTGCCCGGCCCCCGACGCGACCCGGGCTCCCGGACGCGAGCCAGCCCAGCGGCATACGGCAGCCGGGCCCGCCGGCCACGAGGGCCACGATGCCCACGAGGGCCACGAGAGTGGCGGGTCCGCGCTGGCCTCGCCGCACGAGATGATGGGTCACGGTGGCCACGCCGGAATGTCGATGGACGACATGGTCCGCGACATGCGCAACCGCTTCGTCGTCGCTGCCGTGCTGTCCGTGGGCATCATGCTGTGGTCGCCGATGGGGCGGGACATGCTCGGGTTCGGCGTGCCCGCACCGGTCGGCCTGCGCGACGACGTGTGGGCCCTCGTCCTCAGTCTGCCCGTCGTCTTCTACTCCGGCTGGATCTTCTTCGACGGCGCCGTGAGGGCCCTGCGCAACCGCACGCTCGACATGATGGTCCTCGTCGCGGTCGCGATCGCCGCCGGCTGGCTCTACAGCCTCTACGTCACCGTGACCGGCGGGGGAGAGGTGTTCTACGAGGCGGCCGCGATGCTGACCACGTTCGTCCTGCTCGGCCACTGGTTCGAGATGCGGGCCCGCGGCGGCGCGAATGACGCGATCCGCACCCTCATCGACCTCGCCCCGCCGATGGCGACGGTGTTGCGCGACGGCGGGCCGGTCGACGTCCCGACCGCCGAGGTCGTCGTCGGCGACCTCGTCCTCGTTCGCCCCGGCAGCAAGGTGCCGGTCGACGGTGTCGTCGAGGACGGGCAGTCCGACGTGGACGAGTCGATGGTCACGGGCGAGAGCCTTCCGGTGGCGAAGTCCGTCGGGTCCCAGGTGATCGGCGCCTCGATGAACACGACGGGGACGCTTCGGGTGCGCGCGACGAAGGTCGGCTCGGAGACGGCTCTCGCCCAGATCGTCGCCCTCGTCCAGGAGGCGCAGAACTCCAAGGCTCCCGGCCAGCGACTCGCGGACAAGGCGGCCTTCTGGCTCGTCCTCGTCGCCCTGGTCGGTGGACTCGTCACCTTCCTCGCCTGGCTGGGGATCGGCGCCGACGTGCAGGTGGCGTTGCTCTTCGCGATCACCGTCGTCGTGATCACCTGCCCCGACGCCCTGGGCCTCGCGACGCCGACCGCGATCATGGTCGGGACCGGCCTCGGCGCGAAGCGGGGAGTCCTCTTCAAGAACGCCACGGCGCTCGAGAGCTCGGCGCGCATCGACACCGTCGTCATGGACAAGACCGGAACCCTCACCAAGGGTGAGCCCGAGGTGACCGGAGTGGTGACGGAGGGCATCTCAGAGGCCGAGGTGCTGCCGCTCGTGGCCGCCGTGGAGAAGGAGTCCGAGCACCCGCTCGCTGCGGCCGTCGTGTCGTATGCCGCTGAGCGCGGTCTCGCAGACCAGGTCGCCTCACGCTTCCGCAACGTCCCCGGCCACGGTGCCGTCGCGGACGTCGACGGGCGTCGCGTCGTGATCGGCAACCGAAAGCTGATGGCGACCGAGGGTGTGGAGCTCGGCGGGCTGCTGGCTCAGAGTGACGAGCTCGCCTCCGCCGGGCACACGGCGGTGCTCGTGGGCGTGGACGGCGTCGGGGTCGCGGTGATCGGCCTCGCGGACGCCGCGCGGGAGACCTCGGCCGAGGCGGTCCGCTCCCTGCACGAGCTGGGCGTGCGCGTCGTGATGCTCTCGGGGGACAACCGGGCCACCGCTGAGCGCATCGCCGGGCAGCTCGGCATCGACACCGTCATCGCGGAGGTGCTCCCGGGTGACAAGGCGGCCAGGATCGCCGAGCTCCAGCAGGAGGGCCGGTCCGTGGCCATGGTCGGTGACGGCGTCAACGACGCGCCGGCCCTGGCGCAGGCGGATGTCGGCATCGCGATCGGAGCCGGCACCGACGTCGCCATCGAGACGGCTGACGTGGTGCTGATGCGCTCGGATCCCCTGGACGTGCCGACCGCGCTCCGGGTCGGACGCGGGACGCTGCGCAAGATGCGGCAGAACCTCGGCTGGGCGGTCGGCTACAACACGATCGCCCTCCCGATTGCGGCGGGAGTCTTCGCAGGGTGGGGGCTGACGTTGCGTCCTGAGGTCGCGGCCCTGTCGATGTCGGGGTCGAGCCTCATCGTCGCGGTGAACGCCCTGCTGCTCCGGCGGCTGCCACTGCCCACGCCGGCGGCTTCACCAGACCTTCATGGACCCTTCGTCGAACGGTGA
- a CDS encoding ATP-binding SpoIIE family protein phosphatase has protein sequence MTVTSGPAGWWRALTGERARWSVAAAVTYYLGAHLGLSLSLVGENVTPLWPPTGIAVAAFVVVGRWLWPAVAAAALAVNLPLSAGPLAAVATAAGNTLAPLVAVLVLEAIGFRRQLDRQRDALGIVLAALASTLISALIGSLALAWSDAISYAELPATWAVWWTGDAMGVLIVTPFLLSLPLLRDLPSWPLRQSAEMVAILVTVVVATAWAARTLQVLFLALPVVGWAAWRYQLRAAAPAALIASAITTWSAARGLGTFRGRPLIDQMLALQAFNASIALASFVLAAVVSERNSATRALEAAAADLEARVAVRTAELSALNDQLETEIRERFEAQEQLSHEEARAQREHDIAETLQRSLLPARLPDVPGVAVAARYVPATSDVQIGGDWYDVLQLPDGQVGLAIGDVAGHGVSAAATMAQVRMALRVYALQDTSPASVLRSVHRLVSQLPMPEMVTLLYAVLDPRTRRLRVASAGHPPVLAFSATGASYLKVGLAPPVGVTAEAIYEESVHRLEPGATLLLYTDGLVERRGASITEGLDRLCTAAAAMAGEDLERLCDHLLTTMIEPHHLADDVALIAVRPLPVVAGPWRLTVPAEARMLSLARGSLRQWLRDAGVTKDDENDILVACGEACANVVQHAYAAAPGDLELEARLDEDLLEMWVRDRGQWRAPSDRGGGWGLQLMQALTDAVDVDRTGDGTVVHLRRRVTIGPRKSG, from the coding sequence GTGACGGTTACCTCTGGGCCCGCGGGGTGGTGGCGCGCGCTGACGGGCGAGCGCGCCCGCTGGTCCGTCGCCGCCGCGGTGACCTACTACCTCGGGGCGCACCTGGGTCTCAGCCTCTCGCTCGTCGGCGAGAACGTCACGCCCCTGTGGCCGCCGACGGGCATCGCCGTGGCCGCCTTCGTCGTCGTCGGTCGCTGGCTCTGGCCGGCGGTCGCTGCCGCGGCACTCGCCGTCAACCTCCCGCTCAGCGCCGGACCGCTCGCCGCCGTGGCCACCGCCGCCGGCAACACGCTCGCACCGCTCGTGGCGGTCCTCGTCCTCGAGGCCATCGGCTTTCGCCGACAGCTCGACCGGCAGCGGGACGCCCTCGGCATCGTCCTCGCGGCTCTCGCCAGCACCCTCATCAGCGCGCTGATCGGCTCCCTCGCCCTCGCGTGGTCCGACGCCATCTCCTACGCAGAGCTGCCCGCGACCTGGGCGGTCTGGTGGACCGGCGACGCCATGGGCGTGCTCATCGTGACGCCCTTCCTGCTGAGCCTGCCCCTCCTGCGGGACCTGCCGTCCTGGCCGCTGCGGCAGTCAGCCGAGATGGTGGCGATCCTCGTCACCGTCGTCGTCGCCACGGCGTGGGCCGCCCGGACCTTGCAGGTCCTCTTCCTCGCCCTCCCCGTCGTCGGCTGGGCCGCGTGGCGCTACCAGCTGCGCGCCGCAGCACCTGCCGCCCTCATCGCCTCAGCCATCACGACGTGGTCGGCCGCCCGCGGCCTCGGCACCTTCCGAGGCAGGCCGCTGATCGACCAGATGCTCGCCCTCCAGGCGTTCAACGCCTCGATCGCCCTCGCCTCGTTCGTCCTGGCGGCCGTGGTCAGCGAACGCAACTCCGCGACCCGGGCGCTCGAGGCGGCGGCCGCCGACCTCGAGGCGCGGGTGGCGGTGCGCACGGCTGAGCTCTCGGCGCTCAACGACCAGCTCGAGACCGAGATCCGCGAACGGTTCGAGGCGCAGGAACAGCTGAGCCACGAGGAGGCCCGGGCCCAACGGGAGCACGACATCGCCGAGACCCTGCAGCGCAGCCTGCTCCCGGCCCGACTCCCGGACGTCCCAGGTGTGGCGGTTGCCGCCCGCTACGTGCCGGCGACGAGCGACGTGCAGATCGGCGGCGACTGGTACGACGTGCTGCAGCTCCCGGATGGCCAGGTCGGGCTCGCGATCGGCGACGTGGCCGGTCACGGCGTCTCAGCCGCCGCGACCATGGCCCAGGTGCGGATGGCGCTGCGCGTCTACGCCCTCCAGGACACCTCACCCGCGTCCGTGCTCCGCAGCGTCCACCGCCTCGTGTCACAGCTGCCGATGCCGGAGATGGTCACGCTCCTCTACGCCGTGCTCGACCCGCGCACCCGCCGGCTGCGCGTCGCGAGCGCCGGCCACCCGCCCGTGCTCGCCTTCTCCGCGACCGGCGCGAGCTACCTCAAGGTCGGACTCGCACCGCCGGTCGGTGTCACGGCCGAAGCCATCTACGAGGAGTCGGTCCACCGGCTCGAGCCCGGCGCGACGCTCCTGTTGTACACGGACGGTCTCGTGGAGCGGCGCGGCGCCTCGATCACCGAGGGTCTCGACCGGCTGTGCACCGCCGCCGCAGCGATGGCGGGCGAGGACCTGGAGCGCCTCTGCGACCACCTGCTGACCACGATGATCGAGCCGCACCACCTCGCCGACGACGTGGCCCTGATCGCCGTACGGCCCCTGCCAGTCGTCGCCGGACCGTGGCGTCTCACCGTCCCCGCCGAAGCCCGGATGCTGTCCCTGGCGCGCGGCTCGCTCCGGCAGTGGCTGCGCGACGCCGGGGTGACCAAGGACGACGAGAACGACATCCTGGTGGCCTGCGGCGAGGCGTGCGCCAACGTCGTCCAGCACGCCTACGCCGCGGCTCCCGGCGACCTCGAGCTCGAGGCTCGGCTCGACGAGGACCTGCTGGAGATGTGGGTGCGTGACCGCGGCCAGTGGCGAGCGCCCTCAGATCGCGGTGGCGGGTGGGGACTCCAGCTGATGCAGGCGCTGACCGACGCCGTCGACGTCGACCGCACCGGCGACGGGACCGTGGTGCACCTGCGCCGCCGCGTCACCATCGGCCCGAGGAAGAGCGGGTGA
- a CDS encoding SHOCT domain-containing protein, with product MWGHGWDYGAEWWMWGLMLVGTIGFWLLVAYVVRAVILGRRPEGDTSAPRNVEPLRLLDERLARGEIDIEEYQRTRNVLRNAH from the coding sequence ATGTGGGGACACGGATGGGACTACGGCGCCGAGTGGTGGATGTGGGGCCTCATGCTCGTGGGCACCATCGGCTTCTGGCTGCTCGTGGCCTACGTCGTGCGCGCCGTGATCCTGGGTCGACGGCCCGAGGGTGACACCTCGGCACCGCGAAACGTCGAGCCGCTCCGGCTGCTCGACGAGCGACTCGCGCGCGGCGAGATCGACATCGAGGAGTACCAGCGCACGAGGAACGTCCTCCGCAACGCCCACTGA
- a CDS encoding SRPBCC family protein yields MQRARTRTGQHGRGRPGPLALRASVTVNRPPDEVYAFWRDFTNLPRISWRSLPGADIDNSGTVHFAPAPGDRGTEVSVALHYDLPGGKLGQAVATLFGEEPEQQVRHDLRRFKQVLETGDVVRSGRAARRARGAQHRLPASCAAGSRRRERERKRVPSNVTSSRATWSPCGEPGRSVSSRRSARPCSERPRSSSSTASPSAWRWPSSPPARTR; encoded by the coding sequence GTGCAGCGGGCACGCACCCGCACGGGACAGCACGGCCGCGGCAGACCCGGGCCGCTGGCCCTGCGAGCCTCCGTCACCGTCAACCGCCCGCCCGACGAGGTCTACGCCTTCTGGCGCGACTTCACCAACCTGCCGAGGATCTCCTGGCGCAGCCTCCCCGGCGCCGACATCGACAACTCCGGCACAGTGCACTTCGCCCCCGCCCCCGGCGACCGGGGGACCGAGGTGAGCGTCGCGCTGCACTACGACCTGCCGGGCGGCAAGCTCGGGCAAGCCGTCGCCACCCTGTTCGGTGAGGAGCCGGAGCAGCAGGTGCGACACGACCTGCGCCGGTTCAAGCAGGTGCTCGAGACCGGCGACGTGGTGCGCAGCGGACGCGCTGCCCGACGGGCTCGAGGCGCGCAGCACCGTCTTCCAGCGTCGTGCGCAGCCGGTTCCCGACGACGGGAGCGTGAACGGAAGCGTGTGCCGAGCAATGTGACATCCAGCCGGGCGACGTGGTCGCCGTGTGGGGAGCCGGGCCGGTCGGTCAGTTCGCGGCGCTCAGCGCGACCTTGCTCGGAGCGGCCGAGGTCATCGTCATCGACCGCTTCCCCGAGCGCCTGGCGCTGGCCGTCGAGTCCGCCGGCGCGCACCCGCTGA
- a CDS encoding molybdopterin oxidoreductase family protein has translation MSINRIEDVWGPRTPHLPGDPWPARVDMYLDEGVRESDVEWHQSACVLCSNGCGIDIAVQGGRMVGVRGREQDRVNHGRLGPKGLFGWQANRSPDRLTTPLVRDGGELRAASWDEAMNLVVERSREVLRRHGPLGMGFFTSGQLFLEDYYTLGLIVRGGIGTPHLDANTRLCTATSDFALKESFGTDGDPGSLADFDLCDTLFLVGHNMAETHTVLWARVLDRLEGPEPPRLVVVDPRRTAVAERAEVHLAVRPGTNLALLNGIQAALIRNGMVDTDFVDQHTIGFDRLAEVVAAYDPDTVAGICGVAAADIERAARVIGEAQRLVSTCLQGVYQSHEATASACQVNNITLLRGMIGKPGCSVFQLNGQPTAQNTRETGADGDLVGMRNWQNPQHVADLARLWNVEPAQIPSWAPPTHIMQIMRYAEEGSIRFLWVSGTNPAVSLPELHRIRSILKQDRLFLVVSDAFLTETAALADVVLPAALWGEKVGTYTNHDRTVHLSERAVQPPGEAKPDLEIFLSYAAGLGLQDKDGQPLVKWSTPEECFEAFKEVTRGRPCDYSGLSYAKLRGGSGIQWPCTESAPEGTERLYTDHRFNTDTAYCEDYGHDLTTGAAFERKDHADLGAAGRAILKAAHHHPPHEPPSEERPFLFTSGRTTYHFHTRTKTGRARQLQDAAPRPWVELAAADAEALGIVEGDLVRVESARGHLEAPARLTGSREGVVFAPFHYGYRDRLGDTSSSDAPEQAHPTAANELTLTAWDPVSKQPQVKLAAVSVKKMTS, from the coding sequence ATGAGCATCAACCGCATCGAGGACGTCTGGGGGCCGCGGACCCCACACCTGCCGGGGGACCCGTGGCCCGCCCGGGTCGACATGTACCTGGACGAGGGCGTCCGGGAGTCGGACGTCGAATGGCATCAGTCCGCCTGTGTCCTGTGTTCGAACGGCTGCGGCATCGACATCGCGGTCCAGGGTGGCCGGATGGTCGGGGTCCGGGGCCGTGAGCAGGACCGGGTCAACCACGGGAGACTCGGCCCCAAGGGCCTCTTCGGGTGGCAGGCGAACCGGTCGCCGGACCGCCTCACCACTCCTCTGGTCCGGGACGGTGGCGAGCTGCGGGCGGCCTCGTGGGACGAAGCGATGAACCTCGTGGTCGAGCGCAGCCGCGAGGTCCTCAGACGTCACGGGCCACTCGGGATGGGCTTCTTCACGAGCGGGCAGCTCTTCCTGGAGGACTACTACACCTTGGGCCTCATCGTCCGCGGCGGCATCGGCACACCACACCTCGACGCGAACACCCGGCTCTGCACCGCGACGTCGGACTTCGCCCTCAAGGAGTCCTTCGGCACCGATGGGGACCCGGGCAGCCTCGCCGACTTCGATCTCTGCGACACCCTCTTCCTCGTGGGCCACAACATGGCCGAGACGCACACCGTGCTCTGGGCGCGGGTGCTCGACCGGCTCGAGGGACCGGAGCCACCGCGGCTCGTCGTCGTCGACCCGCGCCGCACGGCGGTGGCCGAACGAGCCGAGGTCCACCTGGCCGTCAGGCCCGGCACCAACCTCGCGCTGCTGAACGGCATCCAGGCCGCGCTCATCCGCAACGGCATGGTCGACACCGACTTCGTGGACCAGCACACGATCGGCTTCGACCGTCTCGCGGAGGTCGTCGCGGCCTACGACCCCGACACGGTGGCGGGGATCTGCGGGGTGGCGGCAGCGGACATCGAGCGCGCGGCCCGGGTCATCGGCGAAGCGCAGCGCCTCGTGTCCACCTGCCTCCAGGGCGTCTACCAGTCCCACGAGGCGACGGCCTCCGCCTGCCAGGTCAACAACATCACCCTGCTCCGCGGCATGATCGGCAAGCCGGGGTGCTCGGTCTTCCAGCTGAACGGACAGCCGACCGCGCAGAACACCCGGGAGACCGGCGCGGACGGCGACCTCGTCGGCATGCGGAACTGGCAGAACCCCCAGCATGTGGCCGACCTGGCTCGGCTGTGGAACGTCGAGCCCGCCCAGATCCCCTCCTGGGCTCCGCCGACGCACATCATGCAGATCATGCGCTACGCCGAAGAGGGGTCGATCCGATTCCTCTGGGTGTCGGGCACGAACCCCGCGGTCTCGCTCCCGGAGCTGCACCGGATCCGCTCGATCCTCAAGCAGGACAGGCTCTTCCTCGTGGTGAGTGACGCGTTCCTGACCGAGACCGCAGCCTTGGCGGACGTCGTGCTGCCGGCCGCCCTGTGGGGCGAGAAGGTGGGCACGTACACGAACCACGATCGGACCGTGCACCTCTCCGAGCGTGCGGTCCAGCCGCCGGGAGAGGCCAAGCCCGACCTCGAGATCTTCCTGTCGTATGCCGCTGGGCTGGGTCTGCAGGACAAGGACGGTCAGCCGTTGGTCAAGTGGAGTACACCGGAGGAGTGCTTCGAGGCCTTCAAGGAGGTCACGCGGGGACGCCCCTGCGACTACAGCGGGCTGAGCTACGCCAAGCTGCGCGGCGGCTCGGGGATCCAGTGGCCCTGCACCGAGTCGGCACCCGAGGGGACGGAGCGGCTCTACACCGACCATCGGTTCAACACCGACACCGCGTACTGCGAGGACTACGGCCATGACTTGACGACGGGGGCGGCCTTCGAGCGCAAGGACCACGCCGACCTCGGCGCGGCGGGCCGCGCGATCCTCAAGGCGGCCCACCACCACCCGCCGCACGAACCGCCGAGCGAGGAGCGCCCGTTCCTCTTCACGAGCGGCCGAACGACGTACCACTTCCACACCCGCACGAAGACGGGCCGGGCCCGGCAGCTCCAGGATGCGGCACCGCGTCCGTGGGTCGAGCTGGCCGCCGCTGACGCGGAGGCGCTCGGCATCGTCGAGGGCGACCTGGTCCGCGTCGAGTCGGCTCGCGGGCACCTCGAGGCTCCGGCCCGGCTCACCGGCTCCCGCGAAGGGGTGGTGTTCGCGCCCTTCCACTACGGCTACCGGGACCGACTCGGCGACACGTCGTCAAGCGACGCCCCCGAGCAGGCCCACCCGACCGCGGCGAACGAGCTGACCTTGACCGCCTGGGACCCGGTCTCCAAGCAGCCGCAGGTCAAGCTCGCCGCCGTCAGTGTCAAGAAGATGACGTCATGA
- a CDS encoding response regulator transcription factor, translating into MQSPPADAAAPARRVLVVDDERALAQMVSTYLARAGYSVSEAYTGPDALSMARALDPDVIVLDLGLPGLDGVEVCRQIRTFSDCYVLMLTARGDEMDRIIGLSVGADDYITKPFSARELVARVQAVLRRPRQRGAGSSRDQAHREEPARLFGDLTIDPAGRSVSVAGSAVLLTRTEFDILDVLSARPKYAFSRRQLIDEVWDIAWVGDEHIVDVHVGHIRRKLGDDPTTPRYIDTVRGVGYRMGQGAAT; encoded by the coding sequence ATGCAGTCCCCTCCGGCCGACGCCGCCGCCCCCGCCCGTCGCGTTCTCGTCGTCGATGACGAGCGCGCGCTGGCCCAGATGGTCAGCACCTATCTCGCGCGCGCCGGCTACTCGGTGTCCGAGGCCTACACCGGGCCCGACGCCCTGTCCATGGCACGCGCGCTGGACCCCGACGTCATCGTCCTCGACCTGGGACTCCCCGGCCTCGACGGGGTCGAGGTGTGCCGCCAGATCCGCACCTTCTCCGACTGCTACGTGCTCATGCTGACGGCACGGGGCGACGAGATGGACCGGATCATCGGCCTCTCGGTCGGGGCCGACGACTACATCACGAAGCCCTTCAGCGCCCGCGAGCTCGTCGCGCGGGTCCAGGCCGTCCTGCGCAGGCCGCGCCAACGCGGCGCCGGGTCGTCGCGCGACCAGGCCCATCGCGAGGAGCCGGCCCGCCTCTTCGGGGACCTGACGATCGACCCAGCGGGACGCAGCGTCTCGGTGGCCGGAAGCGCCGTCCTGCTGACGCGGACCGAGTTCGACATCCTCGACGTCCTCTCCGCCCGCCCGAAGTACGCCTTCTCCCGGCGGCAGCTCATCGACGAGGTCTGGGACATCGCGTGGGTCGGTGACGAGCACATCGTCGACGTCCACGTCGGCCACATCCGGCGCAAGCTCGGCGACGACCCCACCACGCCCCGGTACATCGACACGGTTCGCGGTGTGGGATACCGGATGGGTCAGGGCGCGGCGACGTGA
- a CDS encoding CueP family metal-binding protein translates to MNQQQLSAHRPTRSRRRLAWVAAGMASLVLVAGCASGADDPGTAAPGAPAAAAVAGSEAEAILAKLGMSGRSATDVVTGLDQATDRNKDIFASVRYDKLVLKDGGTETEVALPGDKFYLSVAPYVNQTHDCFYHSLTTCTGELAGQDVDVKIVDSAGKTLVEGPQKIYANGFVGFWLPRDIKGTITVTQAGRTATSAISTDKEAATCLATLKLI, encoded by the coding sequence GTGAACCAGCAGCAGCTCTCAGCCCACCGTCCGACCCGATCCCGTCGCCGCCTCGCCTGGGTCGCCGCAGGAATGGCCTCGCTCGTGCTCGTCGCCGGCTGTGCCAGCGGCGCGGACGACCCGGGCACCGCGGCTCCGGGCGCACCCGCTGCAGCAGCGGTTGCCGGCTCCGAAGCCGAGGCGATCCTCGCCAAGCTCGGGATGTCCGGGCGCAGCGCCACGGACGTCGTGACCGGCCTCGACCAGGCGACCGACCGCAACAAGGACATCTTCGCGTCGGTCCGCTACGACAAGCTCGTCCTCAAGGACGGTGGGACCGAGACCGAGGTCGCCCTTCCCGGCGACAAGTTCTACCTCTCCGTCGCGCCCTACGTGAACCAGACGCACGACTGCTTCTACCACAGCCTGACCACCTGCACCGGCGAGCTCGCTGGACAGGACGTCGACGTCAAGATCGTCGACTCGGCCGGTAAGACCTTGGTGGAGGGTCCGCAGAAGATCTACGCCAACGGCTTCGTCGGCTTCTGGCTGCCGCGCGACATCAAGGGCACCATCACCGTGACGCAGGCGGGACGGACGGCCACGTCGGCGATCTCCACCGACAAGGAAGCGGCGACCTGCCTCGCCACGCTCAAGCTCATCTGA
- a CDS encoding sensor histidine kinase, with translation MSTDRQTSLGRGLAPRLMLAQVLVLGASVLTASLVAAFVGPPLFHQHMLEAGHVPNSPELAHIEEAYRDSAFVSLGVALAFALVCAAAVTWYVTRRLQAPLGALAKAAREVSRGHLGARVGDFGSGVEFDELGRAFNLMASQLEQTEDTRRRLLSDLAHELRTPIATLTVYCEGLRDGVTTWSSDTERVMTEQTERLARLAADLDDVSRAEEGRLGLERSVRPVRDLLWSAFQAKREAFARRGVELLADVDDAPDVDVDVDPRRLGQVLDNLLANALRHSHAGGTVRLSARSSDGTVEISVADTGDGMSADQLPHVFERFYRGDTARDRDRAGSGLGLTISRAIADAHQGSLEADSPGPGRGSTFTLTLPTFTRLPH, from the coding sequence GTGAGCACCGACCGCCAGACTTCGTTGGGGCGTGGCCTCGCGCCGCGCCTCATGCTCGCCCAGGTCCTCGTTCTCGGCGCCAGCGTCCTCACAGCCAGCCTCGTCGCCGCGTTCGTCGGACCGCCACTGTTCCACCAGCACATGCTCGAGGCCGGCCACGTCCCCAACTCCCCCGAGCTCGCCCACATCGAGGAGGCCTACCGGGACTCGGCGTTCGTGTCCCTCGGCGTCGCCCTCGCCTTCGCCCTCGTCTGTGCGGCCGCGGTGACGTGGTACGTGACCCGGCGGCTCCAGGCCCCCCTCGGGGCGCTCGCCAAGGCCGCGCGCGAGGTGTCCCGGGGCCACCTGGGCGCCCGGGTCGGCGACTTCGGCTCCGGCGTCGAGTTCGACGAGCTGGGCCGGGCGTTCAACCTCATGGCGAGCCAGCTCGAGCAGACCGAGGACACCCGGCGCAGACTCCTCTCCGACCTCGCGCACGAGCTCCGGACCCCGATCGCCACGCTCACCGTCTACTGCGAGGGCCTTCGTGACGGCGTCACGACGTGGAGCTCCGACACCGAGCGGGTCATGACGGAGCAGACCGAGCGCCTGGCCCGCTTGGCCGCCGACCTCGACGACGTGTCCCGGGCCGAGGAGGGCCGGCTCGGCCTCGAGCGCTCGGTGCGGCCCGTCCGCGACCTCCTCTGGTCCGCGTTCCAGGCCAAGCGGGAGGCCTTCGCCCGGCGCGGCGTCGAGCTCCTCGCCGACGTCGACGACGCACCCGACGTGGACGTGGACGTCGACCCCCGACGGCTCGGGCAGGTGCTCGACAACCTGCTGGCCAACGCCCTGCGACACTCCCATGCGGGCGGCACGGTCCGTCTCTCGGCCCGAAGCTCGGACGGCACGGTCGAGATCTCCGTCGCCGACACCGGCGACGGCATGAGCGCCGACCAGCTGCCGCACGTCTTCGAGCGCTTCTACCGCGGCGACACCGCACGGGACCGCGACCGCGCCGGATCCGGCCTCGGCCTCACGATCAGCCGCGCCATCGCCGACGCCCACCAGGGCAGCCTCGAGGCCGACAGCCCCGGGCCCGGCCGCGGGTCCACCTTCACCCTCACCCTGCCGACCTTCACCCGGCTGCCCCACTGA